A single genomic interval of Devosia oryziradicis harbors:
- a CDS encoding ABC transporter substrate-binding protein produces MKHSIKLTCLALGLATIGSTAAYADCNDVTIASMNWQSAEVLASLDKFILENGYDCTVSIISGDTVPTLTSMAERGQPDIAPEAWVDLVPEVIGRGLEEGKLVATGAALSDGAVQGWFIPQYIVDAHPDIVTIGDALKHPELFPAPEDPSKGAVFNGPQGWGGTVVTTQLFKAYGAEAAGFELIDTGSAAGLDGSIARAYENQEGWLGYYWAPTAILGRYPMVKLNFDAPHDADEWKRCNSNADCPDPKINEWVSDKVLTVTTTTFAERAGEPVMAYLGTRSWSNKIVNNLLSWMTDNQATGEDGAKYFLENNKDIWSTWVSPEAAAKIEAAL; encoded by the coding sequence ATGAAGCATTCCATCAAACTGACATGTCTTGCCCTGGGTCTGGCGACCATCGGTTCGACTGCCGCCTATGCCGACTGCAATGACGTGACCATAGCGTCGATGAACTGGCAGAGCGCGGAAGTGCTTGCGAGCCTGGACAAGTTCATCCTCGAAAACGGCTATGATTGCACGGTTTCCATCATCTCCGGCGACACCGTCCCTACCCTCACCTCGATGGCGGAACGCGGCCAGCCGGACATTGCGCCGGAAGCCTGGGTTGACCTTGTCCCAGAAGTCATCGGCCGCGGCCTGGAAGAAGGCAAGCTGGTCGCGACCGGGGCGGCGCTGTCCGATGGCGCGGTGCAGGGCTGGTTCATCCCGCAATATATCGTCGATGCGCACCCCGATATCGTCACCATCGGCGACGCCCTCAAGCATCCCGAACTGTTCCCGGCCCCCGAAGATCCAAGCAAGGGCGCGGTATTCAACGGCCCGCAGGGCTGGGGCGGCACGGTCGTCACCACCCAGCTGTTCAAGGCTTATGGCGCCGAAGCTGCCGGCTTCGAGCTGATCGACACCGGTTCGGCGGCGGGCCTCGATGGCTCCATCGCCCGTGCCTATGAAAACCAAGAAGGCTGGCTAGGCTACTATTGGGCGCCGACTGCCATTCTCGGCCGCTATCCGATGGTCAAGCTCAACTTCGACGCCCCACACGATGCCGACGAATGGAAGCGCTGCAATTCCAACGCCGATTGCCCTGATCCCAAGATCAACGAATGGGTCTCCGACAAGGTCCTGACGGTCACGACCACCACCTTTGCCGAACGCGCCGGAGAGCCGGTCATGGCCTATCTGGGCACTCGGTCCTGGTCCAACAAGATCGTCAACAACCTGCTGTCGTGGATGACCGACAACCAGGCCACCGGCGAAGACGGTGCAAAGTACTTCCTTGAGAACAACAAGGACATCTGGAGCACCTGGGTGTCTCCGGAGGCGGCAGCAAAGATCGAAGCGGCCCTGTAA
- a CDS encoding quaternary amine ABC transporter ATP-binding protein: protein MASASTQSYGIEIKGLSKIFGANPERIVPLLERGLGKKEILEEHKHVLGLNDINIAMPAGCIQVIMGLSGSGKSTLIRHINRLVDPSVGEVLVDGVDVCKMSHKQLREFRRHKTAMVFQQFGLLPHRNVLENTVYGLELQGVPRNRQVEAAMHWLDRVGLRGFEERYPNQLSGGMQQRVGLARALANDAPILLMDEAFSALDPLIRVDMQSILLDLQKEIKKTIVFITHDLDEALRLGDRIAILRDGEVIQQGTGQEIVLRPADDYIVEFVRHVNRGKVVQIRTIVDPAHAADAHSAVELPAATVLEKAVSALLSSGKQCAVVVDDSGTRLGTLTLEQLAAAMVAN from the coding sequence ATGGCTAGCGCGTCGACACAAAGTTACGGCATCGAAATCAAAGGCCTGTCCAAGATATTCGGCGCCAACCCTGAACGCATCGTGCCGCTGCTCGAACGCGGCCTCGGCAAGAAGGAAATCCTCGAAGAGCACAAGCACGTCCTTGGCCTCAACGATATCAATATCGCCATGCCGGCCGGCTGCATCCAGGTCATCATGGGTCTGTCCGGCTCCGGTAAGTCCACCCTGATCCGGCACATCAATCGCCTGGTCGATCCCAGCGTCGGCGAGGTGCTCGTCGATGGCGTGGACGTCTGCAAGATGTCGCACAAGCAATTGCGCGAGTTCCGCCGGCACAAGACGGCGATGGTATTCCAGCAGTTTGGCCTTTTGCCGCATCGCAATGTGCTGGAAAATACCGTCTATGGTCTCGAGCTGCAGGGCGTGCCGCGCAACAGGCAGGTGGAAGCCGCGATGCACTGGCTCGACCGCGTCGGCCTCAGGGGCTTCGAGGAGCGCTACCCCAATCAGTTGTCCGGCGGCATGCAACAGCGCGTCGGCCTCGCGCGCGCCTTGGCCAATGACGCCCCGATCCTGCTGATGGACGAAGCGTTTTCCGCGCTCGATCCGCTCATCCGCGTCGACATGCAGTCGATCCTGCTCGACCTGCAAAAGGAGATCAAGAAGACCATCGTCTTCATCACGCATGATCTCGATGAGGCCCTGCGACTGGGCGACCGCATCGCCATATTGCGCGATGGCGAGGTGATCCAACAGGGAACCGGCCAGGAAATCGTGCTTCGGCCTGCGGATGACTATATCGTCGAATTCGTCCGTCACGTGAACCGTGGCAAGGTCGTCCAGATTCGCACCATCGTCGATCCGGCCCATGCGGCCGACGCCCACTCTGCCGTCGAGTTGCCCGCAGCCACCGTGCTGGAAAAAGCCGTGTCGGCGCTGCTATCTTCGGGTAAGCAGTGCGCGGTCGTCGTCGACGACAGTGGCACCAGGCTGGGGACACTCACCCTCGAGCAGCTGGCTGCCGCCATGGTTGCGAACTGA
- a CDS encoding prolyl-tRNA synthetase associated domain-containing protein has protein sequence MTDTRAALDAMLAELEITPITIEHPPVHTVEEALPYWSALEGVHTKNLLLKGAKGGLWLVCVPTDRRLDLKALAAHVGAKKFSFASGETLLEALNVVQGSVSPLALINDKANAVQLVLAADMMSKPRITVHPLVNTATVSVTSAELLRFVEATGHRAEIVDFDRLPAS, from the coding sequence ATGACTGACACCCGCGCCGCTCTCGATGCCATGCTTGCCGAGCTGGAGATCACCCCGATCACCATCGAGCATCCCCCAGTCCACACGGTCGAAGAAGCCCTGCCTTACTGGAGCGCGCTTGAAGGCGTCCACACCAAGAACCTGCTGCTCAAGGGCGCCAAGGGCGGGCTTTGGCTGGTCTGTGTCCCGACCGATCGCCGGCTGGATCTCAAGGCTCTGGCCGCCCATGTCGGCGCCAAGAAGTTCTCCTTTGCCAGCGGCGAGACCCTGCTCGAAGCGCTGAATGTGGTTCAGGGTTCGGTCAGTCCGCTGGCCCTCATCAACGACAAGGCGAATGCCGTGCAGCTGGTGCTGGCCGCCGACATGATGAGCAAGCCGCGCATCACGGTACATCCGCTCGTCAATACCGCCACCGTTTCGGTGACCAGCGCGGAACTGCTGAGGTTTGTAGAAGCCACAGGCCATCGCGCCGAGATCGTCGACTTTGACCGCCTGCCTGCCAGCTGA
- a CDS encoding GlxA family transcriptional regulator, translated as MQRSDPQMFGFMLTEQFSMIAFTAALEPLRLANRATGRKLYDWLLFSEDGKTAEASNGVRVGVDHGFREAESLDAVVVCSGVDVQQLDHRSLIAVVRKLVKFGAAPGAVCTGAYVLAKAGLLDGRRCTIHWENRPGLQADFPDLDVGEDLFEIDGDRFTCAGGVAAADMMLSLIKRDHGEVVATAVTDQLILHRVREASERQRMDMRTRLGVADPKLLRVIALMERAIDRPQTMEEFARGVGVSPRQLERLFLKHLGTSPNRHYIKIRLDHACQLLRQTRMPILDIAMASGFSSASYFSQSYLDHFGHTPSNERKAAV; from the coding sequence ATGCAGCGTTCAGATCCTCAGATGTTCGGCTTCATGCTGACCGAGCAGTTCTCGATGATCGCGTTCACTGCCGCGCTCGAGCCGTTGCGGCTTGCCAATCGGGCCACTGGGCGCAAGCTCTATGACTGGTTGCTGTTTTCCGAAGACGGCAAGACCGCAGAGGCATCAAACGGTGTCCGGGTCGGCGTTGATCACGGCTTTCGCGAGGCAGAGAGCCTCGATGCAGTGGTGGTGTGTTCAGGCGTGGACGTGCAGCAGCTGGATCATCGCAGCCTGATCGCGGTAGTGCGCAAGCTGGTGAAGTTTGGCGCGGCGCCAGGCGCCGTCTGCACCGGCGCCTATGTGCTGGCAAAAGCGGGGCTTCTCGACGGACGCCGGTGTACGATCCACTGGGAGAACCGCCCCGGGCTGCAGGCCGATTTTCCCGACCTGGATGTGGGCGAGGACCTGTTCGAAATAGATGGCGACCGCTTCACCTGCGCGGGCGGCGTCGCGGCGGCCGACATGATGCTGTCGCTGATCAAGCGGGACCATGGCGAGGTCGTCGCAACGGCAGTCACCGACCAGCTCATCCTGCATCGGGTGCGCGAGGCCAGCGAGCGCCAGCGCATGGACATGCGCACGCGCCTCGGAGTCGCCGACCCCAAGCTGTTGCGCGTCATCGCGTTGATGGAGCGGGCGATCGATCGGCCTCAAACCATGGAGGAATTCGCCCGCGGGGTGGGCGTATCACCACGGCAGCTCGAACGGCTGTTCCTCAAGCATCTGGGCACGTCACCAAACCGGCATTACATCAAGATCCGGCTGGACCACGCTTGCCAGTTGTTGCGGCAAACGCGCATGCCGATCCTGGATATCGCCATGGCGAGCGGCTTCAGCTCGGCGTCGTATTTTTCGCAGAGTTATCTCGACCATTTTGGCCATACGCCCAGCAACGAGCGAAAGGCTGCTGTCTAG
- a CDS encoding electron transfer flavoprotein-ubiquinone oxidoreductase yields MVELADLPERESMEFDVVIVGAGPAGLSAAIRLKQVNPDLSVVVLEKGAEVGAHIVSGAVVDPSGIDRLLPGWRDEADHPFKTPVKDDRFLVLGRKGALRIPNFLMPPLMNNHGNYVVSLGNVCRWLAAKAEALGVDIYPGFAAAEVLYDESGAVAGVATGDMGIEKNGEPGPNYTRGMALLGKYTLIGEGVRGSLAKQLISRFFLDQDREPAKFGIGLKELWEVAPENHKPGLVQHSFGWPLDMKTGGGSFLYHLENNQVAVGFVIHLNYKNPYLYPFEEFQRFKTHPAIAGTFKGATRLSYGARAITEGGYQSVPKLSFPGGALIGCSAGLVNVPRIKGSHNAVHSGMLAAEHIAAAIAEGRANDDVTSIEEGWRSGPIGKDLHQVRNVKPLWSRFGTILGVGLGGFDMWFNQLFGLSLFGTLKHGKTDAQSLEPAAMHSKIDYPKPDGVLTFDRLSSVFLSNTNHDENQPSHLQLRDPALQKSSELDVFGGPSIRYCPAGVYEWTEREGVQTYVINAQNCVHCKTCDIKDPNQNINWVPPQGGEGPVYANM; encoded by the coding sequence ATGGTTGAACTGGCGGATTTGCCCGAACGCGAGAGCATGGAGTTTGACGTCGTCATCGTCGGCGCCGGTCCGGCCGGGCTGTCTGCGGCGATCAGGCTCAAGCAGGTCAATCCCGACTTGTCCGTGGTGGTCCTGGAAAAAGGCGCCGAGGTCGGTGCCCACATCGTCTCCGGCGCCGTGGTCGATCCGTCGGGCATCGATCGCCTGCTGCCCGGATGGCGCGACGAGGCAGATCATCCCTTCAAGACCCCGGTGAAGGATGACCGCTTCCTCGTCCTTGGCCGCAAGGGCGCGCTGCGCATCCCCAATTTCCTGATGCCGCCGCTGATGAACAATCACGGCAACTATGTCGTGTCGCTCGGCAATGTCTGCCGTTGGCTCGCCGCCAAGGCGGAGGCGCTGGGCGTCGATATCTATCCCGGCTTCGCCGCTGCCGAGGTGCTCTACGATGAGAGCGGCGCGGTCGCGGGTGTTGCCACCGGGGACATGGGCATCGAGAAGAATGGCGAGCCCGGTCCCAACTATACCCGCGGCATGGCGCTCCTGGGCAAGTACACCCTGATCGGCGAAGGGGTGCGCGGGTCACTGGCCAAGCAGCTCATCTCCCGCTTCTTCCTCGACCAGGATCGCGAGCCGGCCAAGTTCGGGATTGGGCTCAAGGAACTTTGGGAAGTCGCTCCCGAGAACCACAAGCCGGGTCTGGTCCAGCACTCGTTCGGCTGGCCGCTGGACATGAAGACTGGAGGCGGATCGTTCCTCTATCACCTGGAGAATAACCAGGTCGCCGTGGGCTTCGTCATCCACCTCAACTACAAGAATCCCTATCTCTATCCCTTCGAGGAATTCCAGCGCTTCAAGACGCATCCGGCGATTGCCGGAACGTTCAAGGGCGCCACCCGACTGTCGTACGGTGCCCGGGCCATCACCGAAGGTGGCTATCAGTCCGTGCCCAAGCTCTCCTTCCCGGGTGGCGCGCTGATCGGTTGTTCGGCCGGGCTGGTCAATGTTCCACGCATCAAGGGCAGCCACAATGCCGTGCATTCCGGCATGTTGGCCGCAGAGCATATCGCCGCCGCGATTGCCGAAGGCCGGGCCAATGACGATGTCACCAGCATCGAGGAGGGCTGGCGTTCAGGCCCCATCGGCAAGGACCTCCATCAGGTTCGGAACGTCAAACCTTTGTGGTCGAGATTTGGCACCATCCTCGGCGTCGGCCTGGGCGGGTTCGACATGTGGTTCAACCAGTTGTTCGGATTGTCGCTCTTCGGCACGCTCAAGCATGGCAAGACCGACGCGCAGTCGCTGGAACCAGCGGCGATGCACAGCAAGATCGACTATCCCAAGCCCGATGGCGTGCTGACTTTCGATCGGCTGTCGTCCGTGTTTCTGTCCAACACGAACCACGACGAGAACCAACCCAGCCACCTCCAGCTTCGGGATCCCGCCCTGCAGAAGAGTTCCGAACTCGATGTGTTCGGCGGTCCCTCTATCCGCTACTGCCCGGCCGGCGTCTATGAGTGGACCGAGCGTGAGGGCGTGCAGACCTACGTGATCAACGCCCAGAACTGCGTCCACTGCAAAACCTGCGACATTAAGGACCCCAATCAGAACATCAACTGGGTGCCACCGCAGGGCGGAGAAGGTCCTGTCTACGCCAACATGTAG
- a CDS encoding MFS transporter, with protein sequence MSSPSDSKSPYLLLSALLISEVLFVAGYGLQLMLLPIRGGMEGFSALDLGLLGSGYYLGFVAGCLLTPLLLSRVGHTRTFAALVSITAAVSLCYPMLAQPQFWALLRFITGICLAGLYLIIESWINDRATSSTRGTMISIYVALNYVATAVGQMMVTLYDTSSFMLFSVAAIVISSATVPLALSRSPAPQPPKLVRLRPLHLFRLSPAGTTAIFLLGLATSALWALGPVFALAKTGDLTSAAQFMSAVVVGGALAQWPLGKLSDRFDRRHVLIGITLAASIAGLGISVLPLLAGLGLVFAALFGATVLPSYAVASAHVFDVADRSEYVQVSGGLLLLYGVGSTLGPSAAAMIMEWFGPSSLAVFIALAQLGIVAFVAARMWLNKAQVVGAKRTFDATAATPVGLFNRKP encoded by the coding sequence TTGTCCTCTCCGTCCGACTCGAAGTCGCCCTATCTGCTTCTGTCGGCACTGTTGATCAGCGAAGTCCTGTTCGTTGCCGGCTATGGCTTGCAACTCATGCTGCTTCCCATCCGCGGCGGCATGGAAGGCTTCTCGGCTCTCGACCTGGGCCTGTTGGGCTCAGGCTATTACCTCGGCTTCGTCGCCGGCTGCCTGCTGACGCCACTCCTGCTGAGCCGCGTTGGCCACACGCGCACCTTTGCGGCCCTGGTATCGATCACCGCAGCCGTGTCGCTCTGCTATCCCATGCTGGCCCAGCCGCAGTTCTGGGCCCTGCTGCGCTTCATCACCGGCATATGCCTGGCCGGCCTCTATCTTATCATCGAAAGCTGGATCAACGACCGGGCAACCTCCTCCACGCGCGGGACGATGATTTCGATCTATGTCGCGCTGAACTATGTGGCGACTGCTGTCGGGCAGATGATGGTGACCCTCTATGACACCTCATCCTTCATGCTGTTTTCGGTCGCCGCGATCGTGATCTCCAGCGCCACGGTACCGCTGGCCCTGTCACGTTCGCCAGCGCCGCAGCCGCCCAAGCTGGTTCGACTTCGCCCGCTGCATCTGTTCAGGCTGTCCCCGGCAGGCACGACGGCTATTTTCCTGCTCGGTCTGGCCACGAGCGCCCTTTGGGCGCTTGGACCGGTTTTCGCGCTCGCCAAGACCGGTGACCTGACGTCAGCGGCGCAGTTCATGAGCGCCGTAGTGGTCGGCGGTGCGCTGGCGCAATGGCCGCTGGGCAAGCTATCGGACCGGTTCGATCGCCGGCATGTGCTGATCGGCATTACGCTGGCGGCGTCGATCGCCGGCCTCGGCATCTCAGTCCTCCCACTCCTGGCCGGACTCGGTCTGGTCTTCGCGGCCCTGTTTGGCGCTACTGTCCTGCCAAGCTACGCCGTCGCCTCCGCCCATGTTTTCGATGTCGCGGACCGCAGCGAATATGTTCAGGTCTCCGGCGGACTGCTGCTGCTCTATGGCGTGGGTTCCACACTTGGACCGTCAGCGGCCGCAATGATCATGGAGTGGTTTGGTCCCTCCTCTCTCGCCGTGTTCATTGCTCTCGCCCAGTTGGGCATTGTCGCCTTCGTTGCCGCCCGGATGTGGCTCAACAAGGCGCAGGTCGTCGGAGCCAAACGCACATTCGATGCGACGGCCGCGACCCCCGTGGGCCTTTTCAACCGCAAGCCCTGA
- a CDS encoding ABC transporter permease codes for MDWFWAFPHLDDDILRTIRMTIDDSFRNFTRAWGDPIQQLFEPLRLLLVFAEWVMLNAPWPIIILAVGIVAWLASRRWQIVVGSIATLLLIGYFDMWEDTMRTISMILVCTLISIVIGIPIGIGMARSNRAQRVISPILDVMQTLPSFVYLIPVVMLLGIGRVPGLLAVVIYAVPPMIRLTDLGIRLVNKEVLEAADAFGSSSWQKLINVQLPLAMPTIMTGINQTIMMALAMVVIASMIGVQGLGQPVLRAINNQYFTMGIFNGLAIVGIAIIFDRISQAFGQRMQKHREQAHG; via the coding sequence ATGGATTGGTTCTGGGCATTTCCACACCTGGACGACGACATCCTGCGAACAATTCGCATGACGATCGATGACAGCTTTCGCAACTTCACCCGCGCCTGGGGCGATCCCATCCAACAGCTGTTCGAACCCTTGCGTCTGCTGCTCGTGTTTGCCGAATGGGTCATGCTGAACGCGCCATGGCCAATCATCATCCTGGCGGTCGGTATTGTGGCCTGGCTGGCAAGCCGCCGTTGGCAGATCGTCGTGGGATCCATCGCCACCCTCCTGCTCATCGGCTATTTCGATATGTGGGAAGACACGATGCGGACCATTTCGATGATCCTCGTCTGCACCCTTATTTCTATCGTCATCGGCATACCGATCGGCATCGGCATGGCCCGCTCGAACCGCGCCCAGCGCGTCATCAGTCCGATCCTGGACGTCATGCAAACGCTACCGAGCTTCGTCTATCTCATTCCCGTGGTGATGCTGCTGGGCATTGGCCGCGTTCCGGGCCTGTTGGCGGTGGTAATCTACGCCGTTCCACCAATGATCCGACTTACCGACCTGGGCATACGCCTGGTCAACAAGGAGGTCCTGGAGGCCGCCGACGCCTTCGGATCATCGTCGTGGCAGAAGCTGATCAACGTGCAACTACCGCTGGCCATGCCTACGATCATGACCGGTATCAACCAAACCATCATGATGGCGCTGGCCATGGTGGTGATTGCCTCCATGATCGGCGTGCAGGGCCTCGGCCAGCCCGTGCTGCGTGCGATCAACAACCAGTATTTCACGATGGGCATCTTCAACGGACTGGCCATCGTGGGCATCGCCATCATCTTCGATCGCATCAGCCAGGCTTTCGGGCAGCGCATGCAGAAGCACCGGGAGCAGGCGCATGGCTAG
- a CDS encoding aromatic ring-hydroxylating oxygenase subunit alpha, with protein sequence MLTKAHTLEALVHGRKPGHSLDAPFYTSPEVFEADMEAIFYRHWIYVGIEPDVPEPGDVATVNIGKASVLIIRDDDNQVRAFHNVCRHRGARLIDEEKATVGNLVCRYHSWTYGLDGRLMHAPHMGADFDASCKGLKPVHLRSLEGLLFICLADNPPEDFDDVAARMAPYIAPHKVRETKIAYQSDLIEKGNWKLTIENNRECYHCEANHPELTVPLFAYGFGFAPEEMDPLDLENAQRYDALRKTSHAEWESMGLPSREIEELDSRVTGFRTERLPLDGDGESHTMDTRAACRIPLGAFTNAKLGGLSFWTQPNSWHHFLGDHIVTFSALPLDEGHTLVRTKWLVNKDAVEGVDYDIANLIEVWTATNQQDAALVEMCQRGAENPAYEPGPYSPNTEMLVEKFQRWYIGRMAAYLGS encoded by the coding sequence ATGCTCACGAAGGCCCACACGCTTGAAGCGCTCGTCCATGGCCGCAAGCCGGGCCACAGTCTCGATGCGCCCTTCTACACTTCGCCGGAGGTGTTCGAGGCCGATATGGAAGCTATCTTCTATCGCCACTGGATCTATGTTGGCATTGAACCCGACGTTCCGGAACCGGGCGACGTGGCCACCGTCAACATCGGCAAGGCTTCGGTTCTGATCATCCGCGACGACGATAACCAAGTCCGTGCTTTCCATAATGTGTGCCGCCATCGCGGCGCCCGCCTGATCGACGAAGAAAAGGCCACGGTCGGCAACCTGGTCTGCCGCTACCATTCGTGGACCTATGGGCTCGACGGTCGTCTGATGCATGCGCCCCATATGGGTGCCGACTTCGACGCCTCCTGCAAGGGTCTCAAGCCGGTGCACCTGCGCTCGCTCGAGGGCCTGCTCTTCATCTGCCTCGCCGACAATCCGCCCGAGGATTTCGACGACGTGGCCGCCCGCATGGCGCCCTATATCGCCCCCCACAAGGTGCGCGAAACCAAGATTGCCTATCAAAGCGACCTGATCGAAAAGGGTAACTGGAAGCTCACCATCGAGAACAATCGCGAATGCTACCACTGCGAGGCCAACCACCCCGAGCTGACGGTCCCGCTGTTCGCCTATGGCTTTGGCTTCGCGCCCGAGGAGATGGATCCGCTCGACCTCGAAAATGCGCAGCGCTACGACGCCTTGCGCAAGACCAGCCATGCCGAGTGGGAAAGCATGGGCCTGCCCTCGCGTGAAATCGAGGAACTCGACAGCCGCGTGACCGGCTTCCGCACCGAACGCCTGCCACTGGACGGCGACGGCGAGAGCCACACCATGGATACTCGAGCGGCATGCCGGATTCCCTTGGGCGCCTTCACCAATGCGAAGCTGGGCGGCCTCAGCTTCTGGACCCAACCCAATTCATGGCACCACTTCCTTGGCGACCACATCGTCACCTTCTCTGCCCTGCCTTTGGATGAGGGGCACACCCTTGTCCGCACAAAGTGGCTGGTAAACAAGGACGCCGTGGAAGGCGTCGACTACGATATCGCCAACCTCATCGAAGTCTGGACGGCCACGAACCAGCAGGATGCGGCCCTGGTGGAAATGTGCCAGCGCGGCGCCGAAAACCCCGCCTACGAGCCCGGCCCATACTCCCCCAACACCGAGATGCTGGTGGAGAAATTCCAGCGCTGGTACATCGGCCGGATGGCCGCCTATCTGGGTAGCTGA
- a CDS encoding hybrid-cluster NAD(P)-dependent oxidoreductase, giving the protein MTSSLGDANRLELAATLWDSEADDTLVCRAVRQETHDVKTFVLTPATPGRFAYQPGQFMTYAFEIDGETIHRCYTISAAPTRPNAISLTVKRVPNGPVSNWLHDNLKPGISVKALGPMGSFTCFAHPASRYLFLSGGSGITPLMSMARTYHDLAEPKDIVFVHSARTVTDIIFREELELMARLSPSFKFVPICEAANPLAAFSGLTGRLSLDQLKLIAPDFMSREIFVCGPPPYMAAVRKMLEETGFDMKHHHEESFNFETLSAAEQAEAIEGEIALDAPDAVRTFKVEFTKTRRSIDVPDNMTVLEAAKRAGMRLPSSCTQGLCGTCKSKKISGTIEMHHQGGIRQREIDAGMMLLCCSKPTSDLVIER; this is encoded by the coding sequence ATGACTTCGTCACTAGGCGACGCCAACCGGCTCGAGCTGGCCGCAACCCTGTGGGACAGCGAGGCCGATGACACGCTGGTCTGCCGCGCCGTGCGGCAGGAGACGCATGACGTCAAGACCTTTGTCCTGACGCCGGCGACGCCGGGCCGCTTCGCCTACCAGCCCGGTCAGTTCATGACCTATGCCTTTGAGATCGACGGCGAGACCATCCATCGCTGCTACACCATCTCGGCCGCTCCTACTCGACCAAACGCGATTTCGCTCACGGTCAAGCGCGTACCCAATGGCCCGGTTTCCAACTGGCTGCATGACAATCTCAAGCCGGGCATTTCGGTGAAAGCCCTGGGGCCGATGGGCAGCTTCACCTGCTTCGCCCACCCGGCATCGCGCTACCTCTTCCTGTCTGGCGGCAGCGGCATTACTCCGCTGATGTCGATGGCGCGGACCTATCATGACCTGGCTGAGCCCAAGGATATCGTATTCGTGCATTCAGCGCGGACGGTGACCGACATCATCTTCCGCGAGGAACTGGAATTGATGGCGCGGCTGTCGCCCAGCTTCAAGTTTGTCCCGATCTGCGAGGCAGCCAACCCACTTGCGGCCTTTAGCGGATTGACGGGCCGGCTGTCGCTGGACCAGCTCAAGCTCATCGCGCCCGATTTCATGAGCCGCGAAATCTTCGTCTGCGGCCCGCCACCCTACATGGCAGCGGTGCGCAAGATGCTCGAAGAGACGGGCTTCGACATGAAGCACCACCACGAAGAAAGCTTCAACTTCGAGACCCTGTCCGCCGCCGAACAGGCTGAGGCGATCGAGGGCGAGATCGCGCTCGACGCGCCGGATGCGGTCCGGACGTTCAAGGTCGAGTTCACCAAGACGCGCCGCAGCATCGATGTCCCTGATAACATGACGGTGCTCGAGGCGGCAAAACGCGCCGGCATGCGGTTGCCCTCTTCCTGTACGCAGGGACTGTGTGGCACATGCAAGTCCAAGAAGATTTCGGGTACGATCGAGATGCACCATCAGGGCGGCATCCGGCAGCGCGAAATCGACGCCGGCATGATGCTGCTGTGCTGTTCCAAGCCGACCAGCGACCTGGTGATCGAACGCTAG